The following are encoded in a window of Vigna unguiculata cultivar IT97K-499-35 chromosome 8, ASM411807v1, whole genome shotgun sequence genomic DNA:
- the LOC114194490 gene encoding cytokinin riboside 5'-monophosphate phosphoribohydrolase LOG8-like: MEQGFPKNMFKKLCVFCGSNSGNRQVFSDATIELANELVKRNIDLVYGGGSVGLMGLISQRMYDGGCHVLGVIPKALMPLEISGKPVGEVRIVSDMHERKAAMAQEADAFIALPGGYGTMEELLEMITWAQLGIHKKPVGVLNVDGYYDSLLALFDNGVEEGFIKRGARDILVAASSAKELMMKLEQYSPSHEHVAPHESWKTRQLGNYAGQENTK, from the exons ATGGAACAAGGTTTTCCCAAAAACATGTTCAAGAAGCTCTGTGTCTTCTGCGGCAGCAACTCCGGTAACCGCCAAGTTTTCAGTGACGCCACCATTGAACTGGCCAATGAACTG GTTAAGAGGAACATTGACTTGGTGTATGGTGGGGGAAGTGTTGGGCTAATGGGCTTAATATCCCAGAGAATGTATGATGGAGGCTGTCATGTTCTTGG GGTTATTCCAAAAGCTCTCATGCCTCTTGAG ATATCTGGTAAACCAGTTGGTGAAGTGAGAATTGTTTCAGATATGCATGAGCGTAAAGCTGCAATGGCTCAAGAAGCTGATGCATTTATCGCTCTACCTG GAGGATATGGAACAATGGAAGAGCTGTTGGAGATGATAACCTGGGCTCAACTTGGAATACATAAAAAACCG GTTGGTGTACTGAATGTTGATGGCTACTACGACTCGTTGCTTGCATTATTTGACAATGGTGTTGAAGAAGGCTTCATTAAGCGTGGTGCTCGGGATATTCTCGTTGCAGCTTCATCAGCCAAAGAACTTATGATGAAATTGGAG CAATATTCTCCTTCCCATGAACATGTAGCCCCTCATGAGAGCTGGAAGACAAGGCAATTGGGTAATTATGCAGGACAGGAGAATACAAAATGA